tcagtaactatattaataggttctttaaaatcccttagcaccataagaatggcatataattctgccttctggacagaatcataaggactttgttccaccttacccaagtcttctgatttgtaacctgccttccctgatttattggcatcagtatagaacgtacgggctccagttattggagtatcacggacgattcgaggaaggatccaagaagttctctttatgaagttaagcctcttgctttttggatagttgttattaatgtctcccaagaaattagcacaagctctttgccatggttcattatcttcccataatttctttagttcatcagcagtgaaaggcactataatttctgctgggtctatgcctgctagttgacgaagtctcaacttgccttttataattaactcagagactttttctacataagttttcagtttcttacttggtttatgtggtacaaagatccattccaagataatatcatctctctgcattaaaattcctgtaggggaaatttttgatggtagtatgacgagaatacagtcgagctctggatttaccctatccacatgtgcctgttgtaatttttcctcaatcatcgtcagttccttttctgcttcagctgttaattctctgggactgtttaaatctttgtcaccatccaaggttttgttcaaatgaattattagatcaggtgttatcccaatagctggccgtagactggaaatgtcccctaatagtctttgaaagtcattaagagtccgtaggcgatctctccgaatttgtgccttttgtgtcttaattttttgtaaacctattttataacctaaataattaacagaatctcccttctgaatcttttcaggagcaatttgcaatccccattttggtaaaagtatttttatttcttcaaacaatctgttcaaggtatccatgtttgaatcggataacaaaatgtcgtccatgtaatgatatactatcgatttgggaaatttcttgcgtattattggcaatggttgattcacaaaatattggcacagggaggggctatttaacataccctgggggaggacggtccagtggtacctcctcgaaggttgagaattattataagtaggcactgtgaaggcaaatttttctctatcttctttttgtaaaggtatagtgaaaaaacaatcctttaaatcaataactatgagaggccatccttttggcaataaagagggcaaaggaattccagattgcagagggcccataggttgaataaccttgttgatagccctgagatctgtcaccattctccatttacctgattttttcttaaccacaaatacaggagaattccaagggctggtagattcttctatatgtccagcatctaattgctcttgtaccaactgttctaaagcctgtaacttttcctcagctaaaggccattgctttgtccatattggtttctcagtcaaccattttaaaggcaaggctgttggtatctctgaagggacatcaattgcttgttcttgtacagcccgaatggctggttttctccgtttgtaatatcttttaatattatccccagaaatataggctctagaagtagcaggaatgttaatttgggtattccattgttgtaataggtcacgaccccataaattcattgcaatattggctacatatggccttaattttcctatttgtccctctggtcctatacattcaacccatctcgtgctctgccttactcgagatagggttccaattcccaggagctgaacatttacattctgaagaggccaatatggatgccaagattctggggtaatgatacttacatccgcacctgtgtccagcaggccagtaataaaaatgccatttacacacactctcagctttggtctttggtcatttatagaagtttgccaaaacacacggaactcatctttctgatcattattgcttgtaacagtaggcatggggctttctaattgtcctgacgagtcacgttctctgtagtaactggaaatgactgaaccatgtttgccatgggggcctgtgaggcccccccctctcatgtttcccgtctgtatcaggttgccttgtctatctcttgtagacctgcactcattcgtccagtgtctgccctttccacatcttctacataaacctgaaggctgagtcctcctatttctgttatttctagaagatgcattattattatttctgaaaatccgttgtctacaattccttttcatatgacccattttgccacaattaaaacatttggtattctgatgtctccttttaccattggaaattgcttcttctacccatgcttcagtgccatagtcaaatgtatcaacatctagtgtatgcaagacccattcttctaatggcgctgatctgagctttaaaggtcccaaaatccttttgcattccacatttgcattttcataagccaaagtctcgatcattatacgtcttgcttctgggtcagatatccctatttgtacagctttagttattctttgtaaaaagtcactaaagtgttctctttgaccctgtttaactctgacaaatgattccatcctctgtcctgggtcttgcaccctgtcccaagcccttaaggctgctgtagtacacacagagagtatgttttcatccaaattagcttgttcctgaggctcagaaaatagcccctctcccaaaatttgatctatggaaatctcaattccctttgctctttcttgctgttctaaaagtctagcctcttgcctgaataagcatttccatttcaattgcgttccactctcaaggacagcagagctcagttgaaaccagtcattgggcgtgaccttattagtggtagcccaagatcttagcatctctttaacaaaagaggcattcattccaaaagtcattacagcctgtttaatttctttgagatcattcatacggacaggttcccatgtatcttccttgatgaccctagggtttctggaaccaactactttctcagttgttacaactggaaaggcaggtagaactgtaggtagagctttgtgggaattgtcccggagggatttacccacagatttagttaaaatatgcctttctacctcttgctcttcttcctcagaatttagaaattcctcaatcttttcaattctattcaccattgccttctttaatgtctgaatctcctgtccagaattatgttctaaagccttcattgaggattctaaagtatgaagtttgtccattacagataatgtctcatctttggacataatttttatagcatataccgtgccttcttgtatagataatctttctgtcaatctgtcataagctttagacaaaatccgattgtcacattcagcagttttgattctctcagttaatgtttctgttcctactgaaagggactgaagcttacgatccaaatcagctgttccttcttccacagtaatgaatttctccttaatatcagccattaatgtttcagaaagggactgaagcttacaatccaaatcagctgttctctcttccatagtaatgaatttctccttaacatcagcctgtacctcttctaaatttttttcagtttgtcgagttgtgttaaacaaagatctgttctctgcctggagaacttcaaactgatttttgagaagattgttgtcattctcaattgtttttaagcgttcaacctcgtctcgtaaagactttatcatatttctattatcaaaccatacagtaccaaggaaaactacgaatcccagaaagatccatatctgtgggctgacagacacttcttgtaaaatctcccacatggtacaactgaaaaggctgttaaagtcttgaatggtaatgttttcagacatttttcttatttataaaagaaaattatgtacctgtaatgaagttttcctgccagtggtggctaaagaaatgcacctgagtccacgtggtctaagccagagccggtctgaaacaattaactcaaaacaaaaattattgtactgcctgttaagggaaggggttggtggcttttacttcaaaactgcgggtgcttcacttaaatcaggcagtgagggtttggaagaagcagggagctattaactgctctgtggggggttgctgctctgtgactgtagtggcctggagtgggggaagggaaagcgagcagggagcgcgctgtaaatcgccttcctgagctcaggcaactagccgggaaaggtggagcttgcgccccccctgtgccgggtcgggggcaaaatagcccgacgtcgggacgccaaatgtggcggcgcaaatgaatgtagacagattatatagatatatagagctttaataaggaaataaacttacaggaccacaggttcccgcggtgtaccggaaaagcggagcaaaagaaaaagggctgctgggctcacgcccggcagatttatccgtaaacattagcccgaggcgaacacgcccccatgggtggggctatgtccctacaattcctggcaatcccataattgctctcaaaaggtagatttggtgccctttactggcaaaaaagaagaggcgtgagagatggttcagtgcttaagagcattgcctgctcttagaacctcctgaaatcaattgcaggcaaccacataatgattcacaaccatctgcaatgaggtcttgtgccctcttttggctacagtaagaaaagctggagagataggtcagtggttaagaacattggctgcccttccgaaggtcagaagttcgattcctggctaccaaataattgctctcaaaaggaggtttggcgccctctactggcaccacgaggaagaggcaagagagatggctctgtggtaaagagcattgcctgctgagtttgatgagaccacatacagacatagagtcagggccaagggccagggtccgcgttgttgtgactgaatgaggcaaaagcttttgttaggatgttaaaggctcacagctctatcaccacgagccagcgtgcttcagagacaacaccaaggagagtaaggcaagatgactagaagaagaaaatacaggcatgttcatgttcctgaagaagaactcacatccaagacatccaaaggacgacaaacaccagcaaaaggtgtaccaattttaagccagagaaacaatttatctagacctcctctatgaggtacacgaacggccaataggtccacggagacccctgtactccacgtgttagggaaatggagatgtgatccacacaccacattgagtaaacctggtttagtaaaagaagctgagaaacgggttggagagatggctcagtggttaagagcattgcctgctcttccaaaggtcagaagttcgattcctgggaatcacatagttgctctcaaaatgaggtttggtgccgtctactggcaacagaggggagatgcaggagagatggctcagtggttaagagcattacctgctcttccaaagttcagaagttcgattcctggaaatcacataattgctctcaaaatgaggtttggtgccctctactggcaacagaaggaagaggcaggagagatggctcagtggttaagagcattgcctgctgaggttgatgaggccaagtggacacatacagccagggcccccgttgttgtctcagaatcaggcaaaacattttgttaggataataaagactcacagctctatcagcatgagcctgcatgcttcagggacaccaccaagcagaatgaggaaagatggttagaagaagaaaatacaggcatgttcatgttccttaagaagaactcacatccaagacatccaaaggacgacaaacaccagcaaaaggtttaccaatttaaagccagacaaacaatttatctagacttcatctatgaggtacgcgaacggccaatatgtccatggagacccctgtactccacatgttagtggaatgcagatatgatccacacaccacattgagtaaacctggtttagttcaagaagttgaaaaacgggttggagagatggctcagtggttaagaacattgcctgctcttccaacctcctgaactgaattccaggcaaccacataatggctcacaaccatctgcaatgaggtcttgtgccctcttttggatacagaaagaagagctggggagatagctcagtggttaagagctttgcctgcccttccaaaggtcagaagttcgattcctggcaaccaaataattgctctcaaaaggaggtttggtgccctctactggcaacagaaggaagatgcaagagagatggctcaatggttaagagaattgcctgctcttccaacctcctgaattcaattccaggcgaccacataatgggtcacaaccatctgccatgaggtcttgtgccctcttttggctacagtaagaagagctggagagatagctcagtggttaagagcattggttgcccttccaaaggtcagaagttcgattcctgggaaccacgtaattgctctcaaaaggaggtttggcgccctctattggcaacagaaggaagaggcaggaaagatggctctgtggtaaagagctctgcctactgagtttgatgaggccaagaacagacatagagtcggggcacagggccagggcccacgttgttgtgactgaatgaggcaaaagctcttgttaggatgttaaagactcacagctctatcaccatgagccagcgtgcttcagagacaacaccaaggagagtaaggcaagatggctagaagaagaaaatattggcatgttcatgtgcctgaagaagaactcatatccaagacaatcaaaggactacaaacaccagcaaaatgttaacctatttaaagccagagaaacaatttatctagacctcctctatgaggtacatgaatggccaataggtccatgcagtcccctgtactccacatgtcagggaaatggagatgtgatccacacaccacattgactaaagctggtttagtaaaagaagttgaaaaacgggttggagagatggctcagtggttaagagcattgcctgctcttccaaaggtcagaagttcgattcctggaaatcacataattgctctcaaaaggaggtttggtgccctctactggcaacataaggaagaggcatgagagatggctccgtggttaagatcattgcctcctcttccaacctcctgaattcaattccaggcaaccacataatggctcacaaccatctgcaatgaggtcttgtgccctctttgggatacagaaagaagagctggggagatagctcagtggttaagagctttgcctgcccttccacaggtcagaagttcgattcctggcaaccacataattgctctcaaaaggaggtttggtgccctctactggcaacagaaggaagatgcaagagagatggctcaatggttaagagaattgcctgctcttccaacctcctgaattcaattccaggcaaccacataatgggtcacaaccatctgccatgaggtcttgtgccctcttttggctaccgtaagaagagctggagagatagctcagtggttaagagcattggttgcccttccaaaggtcagaagttcgattcctggcaaccacataattgctctcaaaaggaggtttggtgccctctactggcaccacaaggaagaggcaggaaagatggctctgtggtaaagagctctgcctgctgagtttgatgaggccaagaacagacatagagtcggggcacagggccagggcccgcgttgctgtgactgaatgaggcaaaagctcttgttaggatgttaaagactcacagctctatcaccatgagccagcgtgcttcagagacaacaccaaggagagtaaggcaagatggctagaagaagaaaattttggcatgttcatgtgccttaagaagaactcatatccaagacaatcaaaggactacaaacaccagcaaaatgttaacctatttaaagccagagaaacaatttatctagacctcctctatgaggtacatgaatggccaataggtccatgcagacccctgtactccacacgtcatggaaatggagatgtgatccacacaccacattgactaaagctggtttagtaaaagaagttgaaaaacgggttggagctTCCTTCCACCTCCGACCGGCCGGAGCTGCGGAGCGGCTCCGCTCGCCGGTCCCCGGAGCCGCCGCTTgctttccccccacccccgcccgcgGCGAGCCCGTCAATCCCCGCACGACGCGCTCCTCCATCTGGGCCATGGATGGCGGGGATCTGATGAGCTTCTTTCTCCTGGTGTCATTAACGGACCTTCTACCATGAGCAATTCTACTCCTTCTGCAGGTGTGTATGCTAATGGGAATGACAACAAGAAATTTAAAGGAGATAGACCTCCCTGTTCGCCTTCCCGTGTTCTCCATCTTCGCAAAATTCCATGTGATGTCACCGAAGCAGAGGTCATATCATTAGGTCTACCATTTGGCAAAGTAACTAATCTTTTGATGTTGAAAGGAAAAAGCCAGGCCTTTTTAGAAATGGCTTCTGAAGAAGCTGCTGTTACTATGGTAAATTATTACACTCCTGTTACTCCTCATCTACGAAGTCAGCCTGTTTATATCCAGTATTCCAATCACCGAGAACTTAAGACTGACAATCTGCCTAATCAGGCTAGAGCCCAAGCTGCACTGCAGGCTGTCAGTGCTGTACAGTCAGGAAACCTGTCCCTTCCTGGAGCTCCTTCCAGTGAAGGCACAGTGCTACCTGGGCAGAGTCCTGTGCTCCGGATAATTATTGAAAACCTATTTTACCCTGTCACTTTGGAAGTTCTTCATcagatattttctaaatttgGCACAGTCTTGAAGATTATCACCTTTACAAAGAATAATCAGTTTCAAGCCTTGCTTCAGTATGCTGACCCACTGAATGCACATTATGCCAAAATGGCTTTGGATGGCCAGAATATCTATAATGCATGCTGCACTCTGCGTATTGACTTCTCCAAACTCACCAGCCTTAATGTGAAATACAATAATGACAAAAGCAGAGACTTTACTCGCATAGACCTTCCTACTGGAGATGGTCAGCCACCCCTTGAACCTCCTATGGCTGCTGCTTTTGGTGCACCAGGTATAATTTCCTCTCCATATGCAGGGGCTGCTGGATTTGCCCCCACCATTGGATTTCCTCAAGCTACAGGTCTGTCTGTTCCAGCTGTTCCTGGAGCCCTTGGTCCCCTCACACTCACCTCCTCTGCTGTCACTGGAAGGATGGCCATTCCTGGGACAAGTGGCATACCAGGGAATTCTGTTCTGCTTGTCACCAACCTCAATCCTGATTTTATCACACCACATGGACTTTTTATCCTATTTGGAGTGTATGGTGATGTCCATCGAGTGAAGATCATgtttaacaagaaagaaaacgCTTTGGTGCAGATGGCAGACGCAAGTCAAGCTCAGCTCGCAATGAACCATCTAAGTGGTCAGAGACTTTATGGAAAAGTACTTCGTGCTACACTGTCCAAACACCAAGCAGTCCAGCTCC
This is a stretch of genomic DNA from Chionomys nivalis unplaced genomic scaffold, mChiNiv1.1 scaffold_60, whole genome shotgun sequence. It encodes these proteins:
- the LOC130869108 gene encoding polypyrimidine tract-binding protein 3, which encodes MSNSTPSAGVYANGNDNKKFKGDRPPCSPSRVLHLRKIPCDVTEAEVISLGLPFGKVTNLLMLKGKSQAFLEMASEEAAVTMVNYYTPVTPHLRSQPVYIQYSNHRELKTDNLPNQARAQAALQAVSAVQSGNLSLPGAPSSEGTVLPGQSPVLRIIIENLFYPVTLEVLHQIFSKFGTVLKIITFTKNNQFQALLQYADPLNAHYAKMALDGQNIYNACCTLRIDFSKLTSLNVKYNNDKSRDFTRIDLPTGDGQPPLEPPMAAAFGAPGIISSPYAGAAGFAPTIGFPQATGLSVPAVPGALGPLTLTSSAVTGRMAIPGTSGIPGNSVLLVTNLNPDFITPHGLFILFGVYGDVHRVKIMFNKKENALVQMADASQAQLAMNHLSGQRLYGKVLRATLSKHQAVQLPREGQEDQGLTKDFSNSPLHRFKKPGSKNFQNIFPPSATLHLSNIPPSVTMDDLKNLFIDAGCSVKAFKFFQKDRKMALIQLGSVEEAIQALIELHNHDLGENHHLRVSFSKSTI